GGGTCACGCGCCATCCGTCCCGGGTGGTGGTCATCGCCGCGTCCACCGGTGGGCCTAACGCGCTCGCCCGCGTGCTCCCCGCGCTGCCGGCGTCGCTCGGTGCCGCGGTGCTCGTGGCGCAGCACATGCCGCCGGGCTTCACCGGCTCGCTCGCCCGCCGCCTCGACGCACTGAGCGCGCTTCCCGTGCGCGAGGCCGTGCAGGGCGACGTGCTCGAGCCGGACCACGTGTACCTCGCGCCGGGCGGCCTGCACATCCTCGTAGATCTCGCCGACGGCGTGCCGTGCGTGCGCCTCGACCCCCGCGAGCCGCTGTGGGGCGTCCGTCCCGCGGCCGACCTGCTGTTCGAGTCCGCCGCGCGCGCGTTCGGCGAGTGCACCGTCGGCGTGGTGCTCACCGGCATGGGGCGCGACGGCGCGGCGGGTCTGCGCGCGGTGCGCCGGGCCGGCGGCGCCGCGCTCGTGCAGGACCGCGACTCGTCCGTCGTGTTCGGCATGCCGCAGGCCGCGCTCGATGCGGCCGGCGCGGATCGTGTCGTGCCGCTCGCGGAGCTCGGCCAGGCCGTCGCCGACGCCGTGCGCCATCTCCCGCCTAACGTCCCCGCCGTCTGACGTTCGCCGTGCATTCGATCGCCGCCACCGACCTCGTCGCGCTGAACGCGCGCCTCGCCGACCTCGACGCCCGCCTCGATGCGCAGCTCGACGCGACCGGCGCGCCGCTCGCCGCCGACGCGCGCGACGCGCTGAAGGCCGAGATCATCGCGCTGATTCGCGACGCCGACCGCGAGGCCGCCGCGCTGCTCGCGCTGAAGGACGAGGCGAAGGCCCTCGCCGCGAAGTGGAAGCGCCTCCCGACCGCCGTGGAGATGCCCGACGTCGTCCCGAGCGACGCGAGGGACGCCGCCCCTGATTCCGCCGCGGCCGGTCAGCTGAGCACTCGTGTCGACCACCTCGGCGCGTCGACGTTCGTCGCGAAGGGGTGGAGCGCGATCTGCGTCGCCGACTACGTCGCGGCGGAGACCGCGCTCGCGCGCGCGCTGGAGCTCGCGCCCGAGGATCTCGAGGCCGCTGCGCTGCACGGCTGGGCGCTCATGGGACAGGCGCGCTACGACGAGGCGCTCGCCGTGCTGCAGAGCGTCCTCGCGCGGCAGCCCGAGCACGAGCTCGCGCGCGTGAACGTCGGCTATGTGTGCCTGCAGAAGGGGATCTACGGCGAGGCGATCGAGCATCTCGTGCGCGCCGCGCGCGGCGGCGAGGATCGCAAGGCCGCGCTCTACGCGAACTACTACCTCGGCCTCGTGTACCTGCGCCGCGAGATGTTCGACGACGCGGCGAACTTCTTCCAGCGCGCCATCGCGCACGGCCCGAACCTCGTCGAGGCGCGCTACGAGCTCGGGCGCGCGCTCTGGTTCGGCGGCGATCGCGCCGCCGCGGTCGAGGCGTGGCGCGCGGGCGCGGCGTCGGGCAAGTTCAACGCATGGGCGAAGCGGTGCGAGGACATGTGCGCGGCGGTGGAGCAGGGTGGCGCGCCACCTTCCGTCGCCGACTCCTTCGCGCCGCAGCCGGCGTAGCGACCGCGCTCGCCGCCGCCGCTGCGCCGGCCTCCGCGCAGCCCGCCGAGCCGCCGATCGCGGCGCCCGGCGCCGAGCGCTTCGACGTCGGCCGCTTCACCGCCGTCGCCTATCCCGCGGACGCGCACCTGGCGCGCGCGCTGCTGGCCGCCGCCGTGAAGCGCGACACGTATCCCGGTCTGCCGCGGCCGAAGGCGCGCGTGCTGCTCGCCGTGGCCCCCGACGCGCGCCGCTTCCGCGCGTGGGTCGGGCCCGAGGCGCCGGAGTGGGGCGCCGCGATCGCGTTCCCCGACCTCCAGCGGATCGTGATGCAGGGACGATCCGCCGGCTCCGACGCGGGCGACCCCGTGAGCGTCTTTCGCCACGAGCTCGCGCACCTCGCGCTGCACGAGTACCTCGGCGACCTCCCGCCGCGCTGGTTCGACGAGGGATACGCCGGCTGGGCCGCCGGCGAGTGGGGACGTGACGAGTCGCTCGCCACGAACGTCGCGCTGCTGCTCGGCGGCATGCCCACGCTCGACTCGCTCGAGGCGGGGTTCTACGAGGGCTCGCGCACGGCCGAGCAGAGCTACGCGCTGGCGTTCCGCGCCGTCTCCGACCTCGCGTCGCTCGATCCGGAGCGCGGGCTCACGCTGTTCTTCCGGTACTGGAAGGAGACCGGCCGGTTCGACGCCGCGGTGCGCAGCGCGTACGGCATGACCGGCGACGCGTTCGAGGCGCTGTGGCGGACCCGCACCCGGCGGCGCTACGGCGCGCTCGCGCTCGTCGCGAACCTGTCGCTCGCCACGGCGATCTTCTCCGTCGCGTTCCTGCCGCTGTGGATCGCGCGCCGGCGTCGCGACAAGCGCCGGCTCGAGGCGCTCCGCGCGGCCGACGAGGTGGCCGAGCGCGAGGAGCGGGAGAGCGCCCTCGCCGCGCTCCTCGGGGCTCCCGACGAGCCGCCCGAGGAGCGTTCCATTAGCACTTGATTAAGTGTGCGAGTCGCGCCGCGCGTTCCGTTGACACCCCAACATGGCGTTTCTAGTCTACCGCGCATGGCTCAGCCCAGCATCGTGGCGCGGACGCGCACGTACCGGTGGTGGCTCGTCGCGTTCGTCGTGCTGCTCGCCGGCTACGCCGATCTCTGGCGCGGTGGCGACACGCTGGCCCCGTTGCTGCTCGTCCTCGGGTACTGCGTCTTCGTGCCGCTCGCGATCGTGAAGTAACCGGGGCGAATAGCTCAGCCGGTCAGAGCACCTGTCTTACACACAGGGGGTCGGGGGTTCGAGTCCCTCTTCGCCCATTCCGCCGGCCGGGTCTCCAACGGAGCCGCGCGCCGCGCGGTCGTTGAAGGGCGTCGGGGGACACGGGATCACCTCCGGCGCCCGCGCCGTCTTAGGACTGTGGAGAGTGGCAGCTCTCGGGTGTTGACGAGCCGGTTGGCACGCCGCTCGCCGGAACCGTCATAATGCGTTGGGGGTACGGATGTTTAACGCTTTGGAGGTTAACCCATTGAAGGCTCGGTACTGCCAGGCGCTCTCGGCTCTCGCCGCCGGCCTTGTCGCGAGCGCCCCCGTCGCGCCGGTCGCGGCGCAGACCACCCGCACGGCTGATCCCAATGCCCCGCGGCTCGTGGTCACCGTATTCCGTTCCGCGGACAAGAACGCCGGCGTGCAGGCCGCGGACGCCATCCGTACGCGGATCTCCCAGGACGTGTCCGTGAAGCAGCTGTGGGTGCTGCCGAAGCAGGACATCACGTCCAACCTCGAGGCGTCGGGCTTCCCGACGAACGAGGCGCTCAACATGAACGACGCCCGGCAGCTCGCCCAGCTGCTCCGGGGCGACGTCTTCCTGGTCGGCAACGTCGTCCGCGACAGCGCCGGCTACCGGGTGGACGCGCAGTACGTCCTCACGCGCGACCAGTCGCTCGTCCAGCCGCTCGGCAGCTTCCGCGTCGGGAAGCCCGACCAGGCCGCGGGCGCCGTGTCGAAGGCGTTCCAGGACGCGCAGAAGGCGTTCATCGCCGAGCGCAACTGCGTCAACAAGGCGCGCGACGGCAAGTACGCGGAGGCGATCGCCGAGGCCCGCAAGGGCATCGCCGCCTACCCGAACTCGACGCTGAACCGGATCTGCCTCGCCAACATCATGGTGACGCAGAAGGCCTCGCCCGACTCGATCCTGGCGGTCGTGAACGAGGTGCTGCGCATCGATCCGCGCAGCAAGCCGGCCCTCACCGTCGCGTACCAGTCGCTGAAGGACGCGGGCAAGAACGCCGAGGCGACGGACATGCTGCTCCGGCTCGTCGGCGCGGACCCGGCGAACTCCCGCCTCGTCGAGCAGGTGATCAACGAGTTCGCCGCGAGCGGCCAGGCCGCTAAGGCCATCCCGTTCGTCGACCAGCTCGTGCGCGACAACCCGGGCGACCCGAACTACCTCTCGCTCCAGATGCGCGTGCACCTGGCGGCGAAGGACTACAAGGGCGGTATCGCGGCGGGTGAGGAGCTCCTCAAGGCCGACACGGCCCAGGCCACGGCGGACGTGTTCACCCGCCTCGCTGCCGCCGCGGCTGTCGACAGCCAGCCGCAGAAGGCGTCGCAGCTCATGGCGCAGGCGGTGGCGAAGTTCCCGACCAACATCGAGCTGCTCACGAACTACGCGGACATCCTCCGCACGGCCGGCCAGAACCAGCAGGCGCTGGACGTCCTGAACAAGGTTGCCCAGTCCAACCCGCAGGCGAAGGGCATCAACATCAGCCGCGCGCGCATCTTCTCCGAGATGAACCAGCCGGACAGCGCGCTCGCGGCGCTCAAGTCGGCGCTCACCGCCGGGGACAGCGCGAGCACCGTGGCGCTCTACGCCGTCAGCGTCGGCCAGAACGTGTTCAAGGCCGCGCAGGCGTCGAAGGCGATCGCGGACTTCCAGCGGGCGGTGCCGTTCTTCGAGTTCGCGAACACGACGAGCGCGACCCCGGAGGGCCAGTTCCTCCTCGGTGCGACGCAGTTCTCGATCGGTGCCACGCTCCTGCAGGACATCAACAAGCTCGCCCGCGGCAGCGCGGCCGAGAAGCGGCAGGGCTGCGACATGTCCAAGACGGCGCAGGCGGCGTTCACCCAGGCGCAGATCAACCTGCCGGCGGGTGGCAAGTTCAACCCGACCGCGACCCAGCAGATGCTCGCCCAGCTCGCGCAGTACTCGCCGTACGCGGACCAGTTCGCGAAGGCGCTCTGCAAGTAAGCGCGGCACGCCGTAAGCTCGACGACGAGGGCCCCGGGGACGTCCCCGGGGCCCTCTTTTTTTCCACAGTCTAGCTTGCCTGGACGCACGATTGACCCGTTTTCGAGCAACGCTAGGTTGCCGTGTCCGATGGCTGAACGTGCTCGGTGGGATAGTGCGTATCACGCGCCCGTACTCGCGGCCGAGATCGTCCGTCTCCTTCGAGAGGCTCCAGCCACAGTCCGTCGAGCCGGCACCTCCCTCCCGCTCGCGCTCGACGGCACGCTCGGTGGTGGTGGCCACTCGCTCGCGCTCCTCGAGGCGGGCTTCCGGGTCGTCGGTACCGATCGGGATCCACAGGCGCTCGCCGAGGCCTCGGCCCGCCTGCAGGCCTACCTGAACGACGGGCGCTTCCGCGCTCTCCTCGCCAACTACGCCGACGTCGCCGAGCTCGACGCGTTCTCCTCCGAGCGCCTCGACGCAGTCCTCCTCGACCTCGGCATCTCGTCTCACCAGATCGACGACCTCTCGCGCGGCTTCTCCTTTCGGGAGGGAGTCGCGCTCGACATGCGGATGGGAACTGACGCACGGACGGACGCGGCCACGTTCCTCAACGACGCCGACGAGCGCGAGCTCGTTCGCGTCTTCCGCGAGTACGCCGACGAGCCCCGCGCGCCGCGCCTCGCGCGCGAGATCACGCGACGCCGAGCGACGCGCGCGTTCGCCACGAGCGACGATCTCGTGGGCGCGATTCGCGGCGCGCTCGGTCCCCGCACCGGCCCCGGCGACTTCGCCCGCCTGTTCCAGGCGGTGCGCATCGAGGTGAACGACGAGCTGTCGCGCCTCGCGCAGGCGCTGCCGGCGCTGCGCGATCGCCTCGCCCCCGGCGGCCGCATGGCGATCATCGCCTACCACAGCGGCGAGGACCGCCTCGTGAAGCACGCGTTCCGCGAGTGGAGCACCGGCTGCATCTGCCCGCCGCGCCAGCCGATCTGCACGTGCGGCCACGTCGCGCTCGGCGAGACCGTCACGCGCCGGGCGGTGGAGGCCGGGGACGCCGAGCGCGAGCACAACCCGCGCGCGCGCAGCGCGAAGCTGCGCGTCTGGCAGCGCGCCGAGGTGCCGGCGGAGGTGGCGTCGTGAGCGCCCGCCGATCGACGCGCGGGCCGCGCCGCAAGCGTGGCTGGGCCGTCGTGGGACTCGTGCTCGTCTCGTTCGTCCTCATCGCGTCGGGGATCGTGTGGCGGCGCAGCCGCGGCATCGCCCAGGCGCGCGAGCTCCGCGACCTCGCGCGCAAGCGTGCGCAGCTCGTCGCCGAGCGGGCCGCGCTCGAAGGGGCGGTGCGCGTGGCGGCCAGCCGCGCGCGCATCGGTCCCGTGGCGGAGCAGCGGCTCGGCATGCGCGTGCCGGCCGACACCCAGGTCGTCCTCATTCAGCGTCCGGCGCCGCGCGCGCCGACCGCGCGTTAGGAAGCAGGAGCGTTCACGGTGCCGATCGAGCGGACCAACGTCATTCACGGCGCATTGCTGCTGTTCGCCGGTGCGATCGTCGCGAAGGCCGCGCACGTGCAGATCGTGCAGCACGGGCAGTGGAAGGCGCGCGCCGCGCAGCTCCACTTCGACGACGACACGATCCCCGCGCCGCGCGGCACCATCACCGACGCGTCCGGGCGCGTGCTCGTGGAGAACCGCGAGCTGGTGCGCATCCGCGTCGCCCCGCGCGAGCTGCGCGACCGCGCGCGGGTCGCCGCCACGCTCGGCAAGGCCGGCGCGGCGAAGGAGTGGGTGCGCCGCGCCGTCGACACGACGCGCAAGTGGGTCGAGGTGCCGGGCACGTTCCTCCCCACCGACGTCGCGGCGATCACCGAGCAGCGCGGCGTCTACCCGCAGCCGGTGGTGCAGCGCGTGTTCTCCGGCAGCGAGGGGATCCGACGCGTCGTCGGCCGCGTGGGCGGCGACGGACGGCCGCTCGACGGCATCGAGCTCGCCCTCGACACGCTGCTGCGCGGCGAGCGCGGCACGGCGATGATGCTGCGCGACGGCAAGGGCGGCGCGCTCGAGTCGCCATTCGCGCGCGGGCAGGCGGCGCGCGCGGGGCACGCGGTCACGCTCACGATCAACGCGGCGCTGCAGGACATCTGCGAGCGCGCGCTCGCCGACGCGCTGAAGACCCTCGGCGCGACGGGTGGTGACATCGTCGTCATGAACCCGCACGACGGCGACGTGCTCGCGCTCGCGAGCCAGCGCTCCGACGTGCGCACCACGTCCGCGACCGCGCTCAGCGAGCCGTTCGAGCCCGGGTCCACCATGAAGCCGCTCGTCGCCGCGCGGCTGCTCGAGCTCGGGCGCGCGAAGGCCGACGAGGTGGTGAACACCGAGAACGGCGAGTACGCGCTGAACGGCCGCGTCATCCACGACGACGAGCCACGCAAGGAGCTCGCGCTGCGCGACGTGATCCGCGTGTCGAGCAACATCGGCATCGTGAAGTTCGCCCAGCGGCTCGCGCCGCGCGAGCAGTTCGAGATGATGCGCGACATGGGCTTCGGCTCGCCCACCGGCGTGCCGTATCCCGCCGAGTCGCGCGGCCTCGTGCGGCCGCCGTCGAAGTGGACGCCGCAGTCGCCGGCGTCGATGGCGATGGGCTACGAGGTGGCCGTGACGCCGCTGCAGCTCGCGACGGCGTACGCGGCGGTCGCGAACGGCGGCTCGCTGCTCGAGCCCGCGCTCGTGCGCGAGGTGCGCGACGACGAGGGGAACGTGGTGTGGCGGCACGAGCCGCGCGTCGTTAGGCGCGTGATGAGCCCGCGCACCGCGGCCACCGTGCGCGAGATGCTCGAGGCCGTGGTCGACAGCGGCACGTCGACGGCGGCCGACCTCGCGAGCTTCACGCTCGGCGGCAAGTCGGGCACGGCGCGTCGTGTCGAGCGCGGCATCGGCTACGCGGCCGGCCACTACAACGCGGTGTTCGCCGGGATCTTCCCGGTCGAGGATCCGCAGTTCGTCATCGTCGTGAAGCTCGAGAACCCGCAGGGCGACTCGTACTTCGGCGGCAAGACCGCGGGCCCGGTGACGAAGGGGCTGATCCAGGCCGCGCTCGCCGCGCGCGACGCCGCCCTCGACCGCGCCGCGCTCGCGCCGCGCGTGCTGCCGAAGGCGCGCTCCGCGTACTCGCCGAAGCCGTCGGCGCGCGACACGGAACGCGCGAACACGGCCGTCGCGCCGCGCACCGTGACCGTCGTCGCCGCGCCGCTCGACCTCCGCCGCGACTCGAACGACGTGGACGCGGTCGACCAGAGCGCGGTCCGCTACGTGGTGCGGCTTCCAGCGCCGAAGACGTCGCGCGCGCCGGCCTCTCCGCCGCGCGCGGTCCCCGCGGTGCAGGGCTTGCCTCTGCGGGACGCGCTCTACGCTCTCCATCGAGCGGGCTTCCACGTGCGGCTCGCGAACGGCGCCCCCGCCGGACGCACCATTCCCGCCGCTGGATCGCTCGCCGCGGCGGGCACCGAGGTCACCCTCTACCGCGCACCATGAGTCCCTCCGCCCCCGACAGCTCCGACAGGCCGCGCGTGGAGCCGCGCGCCATCGAGCGCGCGCTCGCCGCCGCGGGGCTGCTGCTCGAGGTAGAAGGGACGCTGCCGGAGGCGGCGCAGGGGATCACGGACGACAGCCGCGCGGTGCGTCCCGGGACGCTGTTCGTCGCCGTGCGCGGCTCCGCGGCCGACGGCCACGCGTACCTCGCCGACGCCGCGCAGCGCGGCGCCGTCGCGGCGCTCGTGGAGCGGCCGGGCAGCACGACGCTCCCCGCGCTCGTCGTGCGTGACGGCCGCCGCGCCGCCGCGATCGCCGCGGCCGAGGCGTACGGCCATCCGGCCACGGCGCTCACGCTCGTCGGCGTCACCGGCACGAACGGCAAGACGACGACCGCCGGCATGCTGCGCCACCTGCTCGACGCGCCGGCGCGCGCCGCGGCGTCGATCGGCACGTTAGGCGTCCTCGTGGGGAGCGCCGGCGAGGAGATGCCGGGCGGCGCGGGTCTCACCACGCCCGGCCCGGTGGAGCTGCAGCGCGTGCTGCGCGTGCTCGTCGACCGCGGCGTGCGCTCGGTCGCCATGGAGGTGTCGTCGCACTCGCTCGACCAGCGCCGCGTCGAGGGGCTGCGGTTCGACGCGGCGGTGTTCACGAACCTCACGCGCGATCACCTCGACTACCACGGCACGATGGAGGCGTACTTCGCGGCGAAGGCGCGGCTCGTCGAGTACCTCGAGCCGCAGGGCGCCGCGATCGTGAACGCCGACGATCCCGCGTGGGCCGCGCTGCCGCGCGCCGGGCGCACGATCACGTTCAGCACGGCCGGCGCCGATGCGGACGTGCAGATGCGCGACCTCGCGTTCGACGCGGCGGGCACGCGCGCGACGCTGGTGGTGGGCGGTGCGTCGGCGCCGGTGCGCGTGCCGCTCCTCGGCGACTTCAACGTGGCGAACGCCGCCGCCGCGGTCGCCGCCGCACACGCGTTAGGCGTCTCGCTCGGCGACATCGTCGAGCGGCTCGCCACGGTGCCCCAGGTGCCCGGGCGCCTCGAGATCCTGCGCGAACGGCCCACGGTGCTGCGCGACTACTCGCACACGCCGGACTCGCTCGAGCGGGCGCTGGCCGCGATGCGCCCGTTCACGGCGGGGCGGCTCATCGTGGTGTTCGGCGCCGGCGGCGACCGCGACCCGGGCAAGCGGCCCGAGATGGGGCGCGCCGCGGAGCAGGGCGCCGACGTCGTCATCCTCACGAGCGACAACCCGCGGACGGAGGATCCGGAGAAGATCCTCGACGACATCCAGGCCGGCATGTCGCGCGCGCCCGACGCGCGCATCGAGGACCGCCGCGCGGCGATCGCGCGCGCGCTGGAGATCGCGGGCCCCGACGACGTCGTGGTGCTCGCCGGAAAGGGACACGAGACGTATCAGATCCGCGGAACCACGAAGCACCCGTTCGACGAGCGTGAGATCGTGACCGAGCTGTGGAACGACATGGTGGGCGCGTGAGCACGCCCACGCCGGCGCCGGGCGCCACCGACTTCTGGACCCTCGACCGCGTCGCCGCGGCGCTGCATGACGTGCTGCGCGGGGCGGTGCCGCGCGGCGACGAGCCGCTGCGCGCCGTGAGCACGGACACGCGCGCCGTGACGTCGGGCGACCTGTTCGTCGCGCTCGTCGGCGACCGGTTCGACGCGCACGACTTCCTGCCTAACGCCGTGGAGAAGGGCGCCGCCGCGCTCGTCGTCTCCGACGCGCGCCGCACCGCGGGACTCGGCGTGCCGGTGTACGAGGTGGGCGACACGCTCGTCGCGCTCGGCCGGCTCGGGCGCTACTGGCGGCGCGCGTGGGGCGGCACGGTCGTCGGCGTGGCGGGCTCCAACGGCAAGACGAGCACGAAGGAGCTGCTGAAGGCGGCGCTCGGCGCCGCGCGCCGCGTCTCGGCGACGAGCGGAAACCTGAACAACCTCGTCGGCGTGCCGCTCACGCTGCTCGCCATCCCGCCGGAGACGGAGATCGCGATCGTCGAGATGGGCACGAACATGCCCGGCGAGATCGCCCGCCTGCGCGCGATCGCCGAGCCGTCCGTGACCGTGATGACGTCGATCGGCGAGGAGCATCTCGAGGGCCTCGGCGACCTCGCCGGCGTGCTGCGCGAGGAGAGCGACGCGTTCGACGACGTGGAGCTGGCGGTCGTACCCGCCGATCAGCCCGAGGTGGCCGAGGCGGCCGCGGGCCGTGCGCGCCGCGTCGTGCGCGCGGGGCTCGACGACGGCGACCTGAAGACGGAGCGGTGGTCGATCGGCGGCGACGGCGCCGGCACGCTGCTCGTCGACGGCGTCGAGGTGCGACCTGCCGTGCGCGGCGTGCACAACCTGCGCAACACGATGCTCGCGCTCGCCGTGGCGCGCGCGCTCGGCGTGTCGCTCGACGATGCGGCGCGCGGCGTCGCGGGCATGCCCCAGCCGAGCATGCGCTCGGCGTGGTCGCAGCTCGGCGGCGTGACGCTCATCAACGACGCGTACAACGCGAACCCCGGCAGCACGCGGGCCGCGCTCGACCTGCTCGTGCACGCCGGCAGCGGTCGCCAGCGCGTCGCGGTGCTCGGCACCATGCGCGAGCTCGGTGCGCACGGCGATCGGCTGCACGAGGAGATCGCGCGCCGCGCGCTCGACGCCGGCATCGAGGTGGTGGCGGGCGTCGGCGACTTCGCGGATGCGCTGGAGCGCGTCGCGTCGCGCGATGCACGCGTCGTCACGGCGCGCGAGGTCGAGGCGCTGTGGCCGCTGCTCGAGCCGCGCGTGTCGTCCGATGCAGTGATCCTGTTGAAGGCCTCGCGCGGCGTCGCGCTCGAGCGCATCGTGCCGTCGCTCGAGCGGTGGGCAGGAGGAGAGCCCGCGTCGCAGCAAGTATAGCAGCACGGCCGGCAGCACCCGCATAGATTCTCCGCGCCACGAACCGTCAGACACGTGCTCTATTTCCTGCTCCAGCCGCTGGCGCGCAGCATCAAGACGTTCAACCTCCTGAACTACATCACGTTCCGGGCGGGGGCGGCGTTCGTCACGGCGCTCATCGTGGCGTTCATCGTCGCGCCGACGATCATCCGTCGACTGCGCGCGATGGCCGTGCATCAGGTCGTGCGCGAGGGCACGCCCGACACGCACGCCGGGAAGGGAACCACGCCGACGATGGGAGGGCTCATCATCCTCGTCGCGACGTTCGTCCCGCTCCTGCTCTGGGGACGCTACACGTGGCACCGCGGCGGGCAGTATCTCGTGACGGCGATGGTGCTCACGGCGTGGATGGGCGGCATCGGCTTCCTCGACGACTACCTCAAGCTGAAGCAGAAGCGCCTCGGGCTGAAGAACGAGGGGCTCGTCGAGCGCTACAAGCTCGTCGGGCAGCTCTCCGCCGGGCTCGCGTTAGGCCTGTACGTGTGGCTGTTCCCGCTGTCCACGCTCCCCGGCGCGTCGACCACGCTGCCGTTCTTCAAGTACATCCTCATCATCCCGTCGACGGCGGCGCTGACGTGGCTGTACATCGCGTTCGTGACGTTCGTCCTCACCGGCGCGAGCAACGCGGTGAACATCACCGACGGTCTCGACGGGCTGGCGTCGGGGCTCGTCGGGATCGCGGCGGCGACGTTCGGCGTGTTCGCGTACATGTTCGGCCGCTACGACACGAGCGGATACCTCCAGGTGTTCTACCTGCGCGGCGCGGGTGAGCTGACGGTGTTCTGCGCCGCGATCCTCGGCGCGTGCATCGGCTTCCTCTGGTACAACACGTTCCCGGCGCAGGTCTTCATGGGCGACACCGGCTCGCTCGCGCTCGGAGGCGCGCTCGGCGCGGTGTCGGTGCTGCTGAAGAGCGAGTTCCTGCTGCTCATCATCGGCGGCGTGTTCGTGGCCGAGATGTTCTCGGTGATCCTGCAGCGCTTCGTGTTCAAGTACCGCAAGCGGCGCCACGGCCTCGAGTACGCTCAACGACACCGCGTCTTCCTGCGGGCGCCCTTGCACCACCACTTCGAGGTGAAGGGGTGGCCGGAGACGCAGGTCGTCGTGCGGTTCTGGATCATCGGGATCTTCTGCGCGATCCTCGCGCTCAGCACGCTCAAGCTGCGCTGACCGTGCCCACCGACGTCTTCCGCGGGCACGCGCCGGGCGAGATCGCCGTCGTGGGGCTCGGCAAGAGCGGGCGCGCGGCCTCGGCGCTGCTCGCGCGCGACGGGCACGCGGTGTACGCGTCGGACGCGGGCGGTGGCGACGCGCTGCTCGAGGCGGCCGGCGCGCTCGCGCATCACGGCGTGGCGGTCGACGTCGGGTCGCACGACCTCGATCGCATCGCGCGCGCGGCGCTCGTCGTCGCGAGCCCCGGCGTGCCGCCCGACGCGCCGCCCCTCGCCGCGGCGCGCGCGCGCGACGTGCCGATCGTCGGCGAGATCGAGGTCGCGCTGCACTATCTGCCGCGGCTGCGCTACGTCGCCGTCACCGGGACCAACGGCAAGACGACGACGACGGCGCTCATCGGCCACCTGCTCCGCGCGCTCGGCCGCGACGCGGTCGACGCGGGCAACATCGGGACGCCGCTCGCCGAGCTCGCGCTGCGCGATCGCCCGCCCGAGTGGGCCGCGCTCGAGCTGTCGTCGTTCCAGCTCCACGACACGCCGAGCGTGAACCCGACGGTGGGCGTGGTGACCAACCTCAGTCCGGACCACCTGGACCGATACGCCTCGGTCGACGCGTACTACGCCGACAAGGCGCTCCTCTTCGCGAACGCGCATGCCGGGTCGCGCTGGGTGCTGAACGCCGACGAGCCCGAGGTCCTCGGCCTGTTCCGCCGGCTGCCGGGCGCGCCCCCGGTGCTGCCGGGGGAGACGCACGGGTTCAGCACGCGGACGAACGCTGCGGCCGCGTACTTCGACCGCGGAGCGGGCGACCTGGTGCTGCTCGAGGAGCCGCTGCTCCCACGCGCCGAGCTCCCGCTGCTCGGCGACCACAACGTCGCGAACGCCCTCGCGGCGTCGCTCGCGGTGGCGGTCGCCGATCCGTCGCACGCCGGGCCCGACGCCCGGCGCCGGCTGGCCGACGGGCTGCGCACGTTCCGCGCGCTCGCCCACCGGATGGAGCCCGTCGGGACGTTCGACGGGGTGGAGTGGATCAACGACTCCAAGGCGACGAACGTTGCCTCCACGCTGGTCGCGGTCGCGGGAATGACGAAGCCGTTCGTCCTTCTATTGGGAGGGCGGCACAAGGGCGAGCCGTACACGGCGCTCGCGGAGCCGTTTCGCCGGTTCGGCAAGGTCGTCCTCGCGTACGGCGAGTCGGCCGCGATCGTGGAGAAGGATCTTGGCGAGCTCGTGC
This DNA window, taken from Gemmatirosa kalamazoonensis, encodes the following:
- a CDS encoding penicillin-binding transpeptidase domain-containing protein, giving the protein MPIERTNVIHGALLLFAGAIVAKAAHVQIVQHGQWKARAAQLHFDDDTIPAPRGTITDASGRVLVENRELVRIRVAPRELRDRARVAATLGKAGAAKEWVRRAVDTTRKWVEVPGTFLPTDVAAITEQRGVYPQPVVQRVFSGSEGIRRVVGRVGGDGRPLDGIELALDTLLRGERGTAMMLRDGKGGALESPFARGQAARAGHAVTLTINAALQDICERALADALKTLGATGGDIVVMNPHDGDVLALASQRSDVRTTSATALSEPFEPGSTMKPLVAARLLELGRAKADEVVNTENGEYALNGRVIHDDEPRKELALRDVIRVSSNIGIVKFAQRLAPREQFEMMRDMGFGSPTGVPYPAESRGLVRPPSKWTPQSPASMAMGYEVAVTPLQLATAYAAVANGGSLLEPALVREVRDDEGNVVWRHEPRVVRRVMSPRTAATVREMLEAVVDSGTSTAADLASFTLGGKSGTARRVERGIGYAAGHYNAVFAGIFPVEDPQFVIVVKLENPQGDSYFGGKTAGPVTKGLIQAALAARDAALDRAALAPRVLPKARSAYSPKPSARDTERANTAVAPRTVTVVAAPLDLRRDSNDVDAVDQSAVRYVVRLPAPKTSRAPASPPRAVPAVQGLPLRDALYALHRAGFHVRLANGAPAGRTIPAAGSLAAAGTEVTLYRAP
- a CDS encoding UDP-N-acetylmuramoyl-L-alanyl-D-glutamate--2,6-diaminopimelate ligase; translated protein: MSPSAPDSSDRPRVEPRAIERALAAAGLLLEVEGTLPEAAQGITDDSRAVRPGTLFVAVRGSAADGHAYLADAAQRGAVAALVERPGSTTLPALVVRDGRRAAAIAAAEAYGHPATALTLVGVTGTNGKTTTAGMLRHLLDAPARAAASIGTLGVLVGSAGEEMPGGAGLTTPGPVELQRVLRVLVDRGVRSVAMEVSSHSLDQRRVEGLRFDAAVFTNLTRDHLDYHGTMEAYFAAKARLVEYLEPQGAAIVNADDPAWAALPRAGRTITFSTAGADADVQMRDLAFDAAGTRATLVVGGASAPVRVPLLGDFNVANAAAAVAAAHALGVSLGDIVERLATVPQVPGRLEILRERPTVLRDYSHTPDSLERALAAMRPFTAGRLIVVFGAGGDRDPGKRPEMGRAAEQGADVVILTSDNPRTEDPEKILDDIQAGMSRAPDARIEDRRAAIARALEIAGPDDVVVLAGKGHETYQIRGTTKHPFDEREIVTELWNDMVGA
- a CDS encoding UDP-N-acetylmuramoyl-tripeptide--D-alanyl-D-alanine ligase, which produces MSTPTPAPGATDFWTLDRVAAALHDVLRGAVPRGDEPLRAVSTDTRAVTSGDLFVALVGDRFDAHDFLPNAVEKGAAALVVSDARRTAGLGVPVYEVGDTLVALGRLGRYWRRAWGGTVVGVAGSNGKTSTKELLKAALGAARRVSATSGNLNNLVGVPLTLLAIPPETEIAIVEMGTNMPGEIARLRAIAEPSVTVMTSIGEEHLEGLGDLAGVLREESDAFDDVELAVVPADQPEVAEAAAGRARRVVRAGLDDGDLKTERWSIGGDGAGTLLVDGVEVRPAVRGVHNLRNTMLALAVARALGVSLDDAARGVAGMPQPSMRSAWSQLGGVTLINDAYNANPGSTRAALDLLVHAGSGRQRVAVLGTMRELGAHGDRLHEEIARRALDAGIEVVAGVGDFADALERVASRDARVVTAREVEALWPLLEPRVSSDAVILLKASRGVALERIVPSLERWAGGEPASQQV
- the mraY gene encoding phospho-N-acetylmuramoyl-pentapeptide-transferase, with protein sequence MLYFLLQPLARSIKTFNLLNYITFRAGAAFVTALIVAFIVAPTIIRRLRAMAVHQVVREGTPDTHAGKGTTPTMGGLIILVATFVPLLLWGRYTWHRGGQYLVTAMVLTAWMGGIGFLDDYLKLKQKRLGLKNEGLVERYKLVGQLSAGLALGLYVWLFPLSTLPGASTTLPFFKYILIIPSTAALTWLYIAFVTFVLTGASNAVNITDGLDGLASGLVGIAAATFGVFAYMFGRYDTSGYLQVFYLRGAGELTVFCAAILGACIGFLWYNTFPAQVFMGDTGSLALGGALGAVSVLLKSEFLLLIIGGVFVAEMFSVILQRFVFKYRKRRHGLEYAQRHRVFLRAPLHHHFEVKGWPETQVVVRFWIIGIFCAILALSTLKLR